A window of Flammeovirga kamogawensis genomic DNA:
AAGTGGGCTTTTAGCTCCTGCAAATGTAAAATGTGTGGCAGCAGGATCTAGTGGAATACTAAGAATAGACAGTGCCATACCATCTTCATTATTGGTTTCTTTTTGTTGTAAAAGAGAGTTAAGCCGCAAGTGCATTTTTTCTATAATATACGTTGGGTCAGATATATTCTCCTGTACCAGTCTATCTAATAAAGACACTGCTAGCATACTCATTAAAGCACCAGGAACTCCATGCCCTGTACAATCTCCTATAACTATAACTTGTGCTGAGTCTGTTTTTCCAAACCAATGAAAATCGCCACTAACAATGTGTTTGGGTTCATTAAAAATAAAATATTCGGATACTTTAGCTATTTTATAAAAAGATAGAGGAAGTAACGTACGTTGTATACGTTGTGCATATTGTAACGAATTTTCTATATCTAAATATTGTGTTGAAAGGATGTCATTCTGTTCTGAAATTTTTTCTTTTTGTAATGACAATTTATTGTTTTGCTCTAATGTAATTTGATATAGATTTTGTGTTTTTTCCTGTTCTTTTTTAAATAGGTATAGATTCTGAAAACTTAAAAAAGTATTACGATACTTGATATACAATACCAAAGATGTAGCAATACTGATAGCGATAAAGTTAGGCAGAGGTAAAAAGCTAGAATGATGATTTGTGAAATCAGTATGATGTCCTATCCCTAAAGCGAATAAAAACACTAAAAAGCCACTATTTAATAATAATAATACTGAAACTATAGGAAGAATACTGTAAAGGAAAAGTAACAATTGAATTGCACTTATAATATATAAACCTGATACAAATAATTCATGATCAAAAGCTAAGTATGTTACACCATAAAGACTATAAACTATAGTACTAATACAGGCTCCGTATAATGGGATCCAATATTTTTTTAATTTACTCTCAAGAGGAAATGTGAAACGTAAAAATAAAGTAATAAAGCAAAGTAAAATTGAAGGAATTCGAAATGCTGTAAATGCTATATTATTAAATATTCTAAAGTCATCTAAAACAAAATAGGTGATTATGATTAAATAAGGTATAAAATAATATGGGATCGCTTTGTAACATTTATGTACTCGCTCAATATAGTAAGCCTTAGGTAAACTTTCTTTTAAGTGTGAGGTGTTCATGGTTTAAATAGTGGATAAACTATTGATAATACGAGGGGCAAGTACTATTTTTTTCCAATCATTCTTCGAAACATACGCTTTTCAAAAGCCCAGAAAAATTTAAATTGGCCCAAAACAGTTCCCCAAATTAATAACAGTATTTGATAACAAGGTAGCCCAATAAAAAAGAAAGCTAGAATACGGATAAATGTTGAGCTCTCTGAGGTGATACCAAATAGTGGATAAACATATGGCTTTACAGTATACATAAACGTGGTGCCCGTAATAGCAAACACAAGTAGAATAACAATTACTTGCCCTCCACTTTTAACATTCCAACGTTTTTTAAGTTTATCAATAAAGCTCATTTAATAACTTATTTTATTCTGTAGTAAATATACTTT
This region includes:
- a CDS encoding PP2C family protein-serine/threonine phosphatase — its product is MNTSHLKESLPKAYYIERVHKCYKAIPYYFIPYLIIITYFVLDDFRIFNNIAFTAFRIPSILLCFITLFLRFTFPLESKLKKYWIPLYGACISTIVYSLYGVTYLAFDHELFVSGLYIISAIQLLLFLYSILPIVSVLLLLNSGFLVFLFALGIGHHTDFTNHHSSFLPLPNFIAISIATSLVLYIKYRNTFLSFQNLYLFKKEQEKTQNLYQITLEQNNKLSLQKEKISEQNDILSTQYLDIENSLQYAQRIQRTLLPLSFYKIAKVSEYFIFNEPKHIVSGDFHWFGKTDSAQVIVIGDCTGHGVPGALMSMLAVSLLDRLVQENISDPTYIIEKMHLRLNSLLQQKETNNEDGMALSILSIPLDPAATHFTFAGAKSPLTIVKKDKVSLYKGSRYYIGGQFSPINHCINHSIKIEDDMMAYMYSDGFEDQFGGIDNKKYKPAKFRSLLQNITDNSALIQKQSLSSEFHQWKNTLPDNIMQVDDVLVAGFRFTTVSQ
- a CDS encoding DUF6787 family protein is translated as MSFIDKLKKRWNVKSGGQVIVILLVFAITGTTFMYTVKPYVYPLFGITSESSTFIRILAFFFIGLPCYQILLLIWGTVLGQFKFFWAFEKRMFRRMIGKK